One stretch of Flavobacterium sp. 9 DNA includes these proteins:
- a CDS encoding 2-oxoglutarate dehydrogenase E1 component, whose translation MDRFSFLNAAHTEFFAQLYDQYLVNPDSVEPSWRSFFQGFDFGQTTYNDENPVQQIVEYVTSDNTDYSKVSEKLQKEFNVLKLIDGYRTRGHLFTKTNPVRDRRTSSPTLDIENFGLTTADLSTVFDAAQTIGIPPSSLEAIVNRLKAIYCQHIGIEYMYIRNPGVVKWIQEKLAVNVNQPNFSSEEKKTILNKLNQAVSFENFLHTKYVGQKRFSLEGGESIIPALDALIEQAAEKGVEQFVMGMAHRGRLNVLANIFGKSTQDIFGEFDGKDYDQEYFDGDVKYHLGLTADKKTRSGKSININLAPNPSHLETVGAVIEGITRAKQDKYYADDFSKVLPIAVHGDAAIAGQGILYEIIQMAQLDGYKTGGTIHIVINNQVGFTTNYLDARSSTYCTDVAKVTLSPVLHVNADDAEAVVHAVSFALDYRMQFGRDVFIDLLGYRKYGHNEGDEPRFTQPVLYKIIAKHKNPRDIYAEKLLSDGVIDASYVNALEKEYKSTMEVNLEASRKKDLTIITPFMKNEWDGFVQVTDTQMLEKVDTSFDKKGLDSIINTISTLPAEKKFISKITKIVTDRKTGYENNTIDWGTAEALAYGSLLTEGFDVRISGQDVERGTFSHRHAVVKVEDSEEEVILLNGIENKKGKFGVFNSLLSEYGVLGFDYGYALANPNALTIWEAQFGDFSNGAQIMIDQYISCGEDKWNNQNGIVLLLPHGYEGQGAEHSSARMERYLQLCARQNMYVADCTTPANFFHLLRRQMKTNFRKPLVVFSPKSLLRDPRCVSTVEELATGSFQETIDDNAVDKKAVKTLVFVTGKFYYDIVAERENNGRNDVAVVRIEQLFPLPVEQLKSIIAQYPNADDYVWAQEEPKNMGAYSFMLMNFDLVKWRLASLKAYAAPASGSYTRAKRRHADAIRMVFDKNLFR comes from the coding sequence ATGGATAGGTTTTCATTTTTAAATGCAGCGCATACAGAGTTTTTCGCACAATTATATGATCAGTATTTAGTAAATCCAGATAGCGTTGAGCCAAGCTGGAGAAGTTTTTTTCAAGGTTTCGACTTTGGCCAAACGACTTATAATGACGAAAATCCAGTTCAACAAATTGTTGAATATGTGACTAGCGACAACACAGATTACAGTAAAGTTTCAGAAAAATTACAAAAAGAATTCAACGTTCTAAAATTAATTGATGGATACCGCACAAGAGGACATTTGTTTACAAAAACAAATCCTGTTCGTGACCGTAGAACTTCATCTCCAACTTTAGACATTGAAAATTTCGGATTAACAACTGCTGATCTTTCAACAGTTTTTGATGCTGCTCAAACTATCGGAATACCGCCTTCTTCTTTAGAAGCTATCGTAAACCGTCTTAAAGCTATTTACTGCCAGCATATTGGTATTGAATATATGTATATCAGAAATCCTGGCGTTGTAAAATGGATTCAGGAAAAACTAGCGGTTAATGTTAATCAGCCTAATTTTTCTTCTGAAGAAAAGAAAACTATCTTAAACAAATTAAATCAAGCAGTTTCTTTCGAGAACTTCTTACATACTAAATATGTTGGTCAAAAAAGATTCTCACTTGAAGGTGGAGAATCTATTATTCCGGCTTTAGACGCTTTGATCGAACAAGCTGCTGAAAAAGGTGTTGAACAATTCGTAATGGGAATGGCTCACCGTGGTCGTTTGAACGTTTTGGCAAACATCTTCGGAAAATCAACTCAGGATATCTTTGGTGAATTTGACGGTAAAGATTACGATCAGGAATATTTTGATGGTGACGTAAAATACCATTTAGGTCTTACTGCTGACAAAAAAACAAGATCAGGAAAAAGCATCAATATCAATTTAGCACCAAACCCTTCTCACTTAGAAACTGTTGGAGCTGTAATTGAAGGAATCACAAGAGCAAAACAAGATAAATATTATGCTGATGATTTCTCTAAAGTATTACCTATTGCCGTTCACGGAGATGCTGCAATCGCAGGTCAGGGAATCTTGTACGAAATCATTCAAATGGCGCAACTTGACGGTTACAAAACTGGAGGAACAATCCATATTGTAATCAACAACCAGGTTGGTTTTACAACTAACTATTTAGACGCTCGTTCATCTACTTATTGTACAGACGTTGCTAAAGTTACACTTTCGCCAGTATTACACGTAAATGCTGACGATGCTGAAGCTGTTGTACATGCTGTATCTTTTGCATTAGATTACAGAATGCAATTTGGACGTGATGTATTTATCGATCTTTTAGGATACAGAAAATACGGTCATAACGAAGGTGATGAACCTCGTTTTACTCAACCGGTTTTATATAAAATCATCGCAAAACATAAAAATCCAAGAGATATTTATGCTGAGAAATTATTGTCTGACGGCGTAATCGATGCTTCTTATGTAAATGCATTAGAAAAAGAATACAAATCTACTATGGAAGTGAATTTAGAAGCTTCTCGTAAAAAAGATTTGACGATTATAACTCCATTCATGAAAAACGAATGGGACGGATTTGTTCAGGTAACTGATACGCAAATGCTTGAAAAAGTAGATACTTCTTTTGATAAAAAAGGATTGGATTCTATCATCAATACAATTTCAACTTTACCTGCAGAAAAGAAATTTATCAGTAAAATAACTAAAATTGTTACCGATAGAAAAACTGGATACGAAAACAACACTATTGATTGGGGAACTGCAGAAGCTTTAGCTTACGGTTCACTTTTGACAGAAGGATTTGATGTTCGTATTTCTGGTCAGGACGTAGAGCGTGGTACATTCTCTCACCGTCATGCTGTTGTAAAAGTAGAAGATTCTGAAGAAGAAGTAATTCTATTAAACGGAATCGAAAACAAAAAAGGAAAATTTGGAGTTTTCAACTCTCTTTTATCTGAGTATGGAGTTCTTGGTTTTGATTACGGATATGCATTGGCAAATCCAAACGCATTAACAATTTGGGAAGCACAATTTGGAGATTTCTCTAACGGAGCGCAAATTATGATTGACCAATATATTTCATGTGGTGAAGATAAATGGAACAACCAAAATGGTATCGTTTTATTATTACCTCACGGATATGAAGGACAAGGTGCAGAACACTCTTCTGCAAGAATGGAGCGTTATTTACAACTTTGTGCAAGACAAAATATGTATGTTGCAGATTGTACAACTCCGGCAAACTTCTTCCACTTATTGAGAAGACAAATGAAAACGAATTTCCGTAAACCTTTGGTAGTTTTCTCTCCAAAAAGTTTATTGCGTGATCCAAGATGTGTGTCTACAGTAGAAGAATTAGCAACAGGAAGTTTCCAGGAAACAATTGATGATAATGCAGTAGATAAAAAAGCAGTAAAAACTTTAGTTTTCGTTACTGGTAAATTCTACTATGACATTGTTGCTGAAAGAGAAAACAACGGAAGAAATGACGTTGCAGTTGTTCGTATCGAGCAATTATTCCCTTTGCCAGTTGAGCAATTAAAATCAATTATCGCACAATATCCAAATGCTGATGATTATGTTTGGGCTCAGGAAGAACCTAAAAACATGGGAGCTTACAGCTTTATGTTAATGAACTTTGATCTTGTAAAATGGAGATTAGCTTCGTTAAAAGCTTATGCTGCGCCTGCATCAGGAAGTTACACACGCGCAAAACGTCGTCATGCAGATGCAATTAGAATGGTTTTCGATAAAAATTTATTCAGATAA
- a CDS encoding LacI family DNA-binding transcriptional regulator, whose amino-acid sequence MNDTKLIDIASALGISVTTVSKALKGYTDISKSTRARVIEMAETMNYMPNSVAVNLRTNETKTIGVIIPATVHHFFSSVLNGILEEAEKRGYLVIILQSNEKYELEKKQLALLIQKRVDGVLMSLSNETDDFTHINEAIRKNTPVVLFDKIAKRVDCSKVVINDAKAAYDAVTYLINKGYKKIAHFRGSYVPQNSIDRFLGYKRALEAHGIEYDSKLVYVCDNNTDFEDGYENAQKVMTENPDIDAIFAITDLVAIGIIKYFNEAGIKTPEQVAVFGFSNWFMSTVISPKLTTIDQPGFEMGHQAVSLLIDEIMDIKEHRQVTHQIIELPTRIIERESTVK is encoded by the coding sequence ATATAGCCTCAGCCTTGGGAATTTCGGTTACCACAGTCTCAAAAGCCTTAAAAGGGTATACAGATATTAGTAAGTCTACGCGAGCCAGAGTTATCGAAATGGCCGAAACGATGAACTACATGCCTAATTCTGTTGCGGTAAACCTTAGAACTAATGAAACCAAAACAATTGGCGTCATTATTCCGGCTACGGTTCATCATTTTTTTTCAAGTGTATTAAATGGAATCCTTGAAGAAGCCGAAAAAAGAGGTTATTTGGTCATTATATTACAATCAAACGAAAAGTATGAACTCGAGAAAAAACAACTTGCTCTTTTAATTCAAAAACGAGTTGACGGAGTTTTAATGTCACTTTCAAATGAAACCGATGATTTCACTCATATTAATGAAGCGATTCGGAAAAATACTCCTGTTGTTCTTTTTGATAAAATTGCAAAAAGAGTTGATTGTTCTAAAGTTGTTATTAATGATGCAAAAGCGGCTTATGATGCTGTGACGTATCTTATTAATAAAGGATATAAAAAAATCGCCCATTTTAGAGGTTCTTATGTTCCGCAGAATTCTATTGACCGCTTTTTAGGTTATAAAAGAGCGCTTGAAGCTCACGGAATTGAGTACGATTCGAAACTGGTTTACGTTTGCGACAACAATACTGATTTTGAAGATGGTTACGAAAATGCGCAAAAAGTAATGACCGAAAATCCGGATATTGATGCGATTTTTGCGATTACAGATTTAGTCGCCATCGGGATTATAAAATATTTTAACGAAGCCGGAATAAAAACTCCGGAACAAGTTGCGGTTTTTGGATTCAGTAATTGGTTTATGAGTACGGTTATTTCGCCAAAACTAACAACAATTGATCAACCCGGATTCGAAATGGGACATCAGGCGGTTTCGCTTTTAATCGATGAAATTATGGACATAAAAGAGCATCGACAGGTGACACATCAAATTATTGAACTTCCTACAAGAATCATTGAAAGAGAATCAACCGTTAAATGA
- a CDS encoding ribonuclease E inhibitor RraB, with protein sequence MKKYFAILFGIFLGSSSCQQKETKNVDVKKQAQINANLGVINSLRNAGDKLTASREVFHWIYFKEEKQRNNYLIEVSKKGFELVSSNKINDKFPYQLQIKRIDKVDENSVNDYVIYLWEKAIEYGGDYDGWETSIEKT encoded by the coding sequence ATGAAAAAATATTTTGCTATTCTTTTTGGAATTTTTCTAGGAAGTTCGTCCTGTCAACAAAAGGAAACAAAAAACGTTGATGTTAAAAAACAAGCTCAAATAAATGCAAATCTTGGAGTAATAAATTCTTTGCGTAATGCTGGTGATAAGCTAACTGCTTCAAGAGAAGTTTTTCACTGGATTTATTTCAAAGAAGAAAAACAAAGAAATAATTATTTGATAGAAGTAAGTAAGAAAGGATTTGAACTAGTGAGTTCAAATAAAATTAATGATAAGTTTCCATATCAATTACAAATAAAAAGAATTGATAAAGTTGATGAAAATAGTGTAAATGATTATGTAATCTATTTATGGGAAAAGGCAATTGAATATGGTGGAGATTATGATGGCTGGGAAACAAGTATAGAAAAAACTTAG
- a CDS encoding SprB repeat-containing protein, with protein MRKIILLLSFIIIASCSSDEPTKTPVKTEPEVVIKPLAATFTKIDVAVYGGNTGSVTFIPSGGTPPYTISPSQTGLKAGNYTFIITDSKGLTLSITTEITQSKAVLPQSGLLKPAVKNINKKSASGKRSETVKHLVQSIQYDKDKYVIDPTSDSSLTDNLYAASEDALNANTPKGDVRTYTYNDLGQLIRIDILKGPNSLGSSGIEFSYEYDSNGNVINNKTPYTYENGLITNVLIDGYSTTYTYDSSGRVIHRAGSMNASTFEYTDTEVKETRYEVIPSQGEVANGRVVITKYDGTKAGIYNNEPYYKIATTFSSLLGQTLPNPYLHVIEQKLVDNGEVQKTQTYKYFYDTDGYLIKVDDGVYVTVYIYQ; from the coding sequence ATGAGAAAAATTATCCTTCTGTTATCTTTTATTATAATAGCTTCCTGCTCATCAGATGAACCGACAAAAACACCTGTCAAAACTGAACCAGAAGTTGTAATAAAACCTTTGGCTGCAACATTTACAAAAATTGATGTAGCTGTTTATGGAGGGAATACCGGCTCAGTTACTTTTATACCTTCGGGAGGAACTCCTCCTTATACAATTTCACCATCACAAACTGGTTTGAAGGCAGGAAATTATACCTTTATCATTACAGATAGTAAAGGACTCACTCTTAGCATAACTACCGAAATAACACAATCTAAAGCTGTACTTCCGCAATCGGGATTGCTTAAACCGGCAGTAAAAAATATTAATAAAAAATCGGCCAGCGGAAAAAGAAGTGAAACTGTTAAACATTTGGTTCAATCGATCCAATACGATAAAGACAAATACGTAATTGATCCAACTTCTGACTCTTCTTTAACTGATAATCTATATGCAGCAAGTGAAGATGCTTTAAACGCAAATACACCAAAAGGTGACGTAAGAACTTACACTTACAATGATTTAGGACAACTTATAAGGATTGATATTCTAAAAGGTCCTAATTCACTTGGATCTTCAGGAATCGAATTTTCTTATGAATATGACAGCAATGGCAACGTAATCAACAATAAAACGCCATATACATACGAAAACGGACTTATAACTAATGTTTTAATTGATGGCTATTCGACTACATATACATACGATTCAAGCGGAAGAGTAATTCATCGTGCAGGTTCAATGAATGCCTCAACTTTTGAATATACTGATACTGAAGTTAAAGAAACAAGATATGAAGTCATTCCGTCTCAGGGAGAAGTTGCTAATGGACGAGTAGTAATTACTAAATATGACGGCACAAAAGCAGGAATCTACAACAATGAACCTTATTATAAAATCGCAACTACGTTTTCCTCATTACTAGGACAAACTTTACCAAATCCATATTTACACGTAATCGAACAAAAGTTAGTCGATAATGGAGAGGTTCAAAAAACCCAAACTTATAAATATTTTTACGATACTGATGGTTATTTGATAAAAGTAGACGATGGGGTTTATGTTACTGTTTATATTTATCAGTAA